In Planococcus sp. MB-3u-03, the DNA window TTCGGGTCTTTTGGAATCAATAGGATGTGAAGGCGTTCTTCCAATTCTTTTGAACGCCCTTCGAGTTCAGAGACTTCTTCTTTGACCATTTCACGCATATCGGCATCCATTTTTCCTCAAACATGGCTTTGAATCGGCCAATTGCGTCTGGACATCCTTATATTCACGGTACGTTTCCACAGTTTCCTGCAGATCGGATTGTTCTTTGGAATAATCGCGCAGCTTGTTCGTATCGCTGACAATATCCGGGTCACTCAACATTTCGTTGAGACGGTCGTATCTGTCCTCGACAGACTGTAAACGGTCAAACATTGTTTTCACCTCTAGTTTCTTCTATATAAATAGTACTTACAACTTTACATTTCCTACATTCAGCAAAATGCTTCGCTTTCCTGCGGGCGAGCGCCAAGCCTCCTCAGTCGCTTTGCGCCTTGCGGGTCTCGGCTTTCTCGCTTTCCCGCGGGAGTCTCCGCAGTTTTGCTTCATTTTGCTTAGGTTTCAGACATTTATTCTGTAACCGTAACACCGGCTGGGACTTCATGGTGATGGCGGCAGCGCGGTTCGTAGGCTTCGGAAGCACCGACTAAGATGATCGGGTCATCCGAACCGGCAGGCTTGCCGTCGATCAGGCGCTGTGTGCGGCTTGCGGAGATCCACACACCGTGCAGACGGCCTGCAATTTGGTCACTTGCTCCGCGATCGACAACAAGGATGGCATCGGACCGAACGGCACGCCACGGAAATCCTGGTCGAGGCCTGCGACAATTACGCGGAAGCCGTGATCGGCCAATTTTTGCACATGGTCGACGATTTCCATATCAAAGAATTGCGCTTCATCGATGGCGATGATATCAAATTCGTCAGTTATATATTCTTTCATCTCGCCGGAATGCCCGATCGGCAGCGCGATGACCGTAGTTCCGTTATGGGAGACAACCGCTTCCTCGCTATAGCGGTTATCCAATTTCGGCTTGAATACCGCAATTTTCTGCTTGGCGAATTGCGCGCGGCGGATGCGGCGGATCAGCTCTTCGGATTTTCCGGAAAACATGCTTCCACAGATCAACTCAACCCATCCGGTCTGTTTCATGACGTACATAGTGGAGACCCCTTTCAAACATTTGCTGTTAATATCATACCAAAAATGGTGGGTGTGCCTATCATTTTTCTGCTATGTAATTGATTTTTTCCGTTCCTTGACGAAAAAAAATACCCATCCGGCGTTTTCGCGACGGACGGGTATAATAGTGACTTAGTTGTTGATTTCTTCTTTGAGGCCGTATTTTTTGTTGAAACGGTCTACGCGGCCATCTGCAGCTGCGAATTTTTGGCGTCCAGTATAGAATGGATGACATTCTGAGCAAAGCTCAACGTTGATGTTTTCCTTTACTGAACCTGTTTCGAATGAGTTGCCGCATGAGCAAGTCACTGTTGCTTTTTTGTACTCTGGGTGAATACCTGTTTTCATAATATTTTCTCCTCCCGCCCTGAACCATCTGGAACAGAGTTTAATCTATTTTGCCTATTGCCTTACACGGCTCGTTAGGCCGTATATGCAATAGTACTGTTTTGTTTCACTCTTATAATCATATCAAAACTCATGGGATTTTGCAAGCAATCAATTCGTCTTTCGCGGAGTGCGCGATGACTTGCTGTCTCTTGGCAATTGCCCGAAAAACTCTTCATTGGTCTTCGAATGGCTAAGCTTTTTCATGAAGCGCTCGGTAAAGTCCGGCGAATCCGAGAAGGTTTTTCGGATAGTCCATAGTTTATCAAGTTGTTCCGGATCCATCAACAATTCTTCCTTGCGTGTGCCGGAACGGCGGATATCGAGCGCCGGGAAAATGCGGCGTTCAGCCAAGCTGCGGTCGAGATGCAGCTCCATATTGCCGGTACCCTTGAACTCTTCGTAGATGACTTCATCCATGCGAGATCCCGTATCAACAAGCGCTGTCGCGAGGATCGTCAAGCTGCCGCCTTCTTCGATATTGCGTGCAGCCCCGAAAAAGCGTTTCGGGCGGTGGAATGCAGCTGGATCGATCCCGCCGGAAAGCGTGCGGCCGCTTGGCGGAATGACCAGATTATACGCTCGCGCCAGTCGCGTGATCGAATCCATCAAGATGACGACATCACGCTTGTGCTCGACAAGGCGCATGGCGCGTTCGAGAACCAGCTCGGCTACTTTGACGTGGTTTTCAGGAACTTCATCGAAAGTCGAAGACACTACATCAGCGTCGACGGAGCGTTCGATATCCGTGACTTCTTCCGGCCGTTCATCGATCAGCAACACGATCAGTTCCGCTTCCGGATGGTTGGTCGTTACGGCATTGGCGATTTCCTTTAACAACATCGTTTTTCCGGCTTTTGGCGGTGCGACGATCAAGCCGCGCTGGCCGAAGCCGACCGGCGACACAAGATCCATGATGCGTGTGGATAAATGTTCCGGCCCGGTTTCTAGGCGGATATGGCGATCCGGATACAGCGGCGTCAAGCCCGGGAAATGGACGCGTTCTTTTGCGACTTCTGGGTCTTCGCCGTTGACGGCTTCTACTTGAAGCAACCCGAAATAGCGTTCATTTTCTTTTGGCGGACGGACTTTTCCGGATACTTTATCGCCGTTTCTAAGGTCGAATCGGCGGATTTGGGAAGCGGAAATGTAAATATCCTGTGAACTCGGTGAATAATTGATCGGGCGGAGGAACCCGAAGCCTTCCGATTGGATGATTTCCAGGATGCCTTCCATGAAAAAGAAGCCTTCCTGTTCCGCACGAGTTTTCAAAATGGCGAAAATCAATTCTTTTTTCGTCAGTTTGCTGTAATTGTTCAGCTTGTATTCTTTTGCCAAGTTATAAAGCTCTTTGAGCGTCATATTTTCCAATGCAGAAATTGTCATCGTTGCCATCTAGTTGGACACCACACTTATCATT includes these proteins:
- the rpmE gene encoding 50S ribosomal protein L31 yields the protein MKTGIHPEYKKATVTCSCGNSFETGSVKENINVELCSECHPFYTGRQKFAAADGRVDRFNKKYGLKEEINN
- the rho gene encoding transcription termination factor Rho, producing MATMTISALENMTLKELYNLAKEYKLNNYSKLTKKELIFAILKTRAEQEGFFFMEGILEIIQSEGFGFLRPINYSPSSQDIYISASQIRRFDLRNGDKVSGKVRPPKENERYFGLLQVEAVNGEDPEVAKERVHFPGLTPLYPDRHIRLETGPEHLSTRIMDLVSPVGFGQRGLIVAPPKAGKTMLLKEIANAVTTNHPEAELIVLLIDERPEEVTDIERSVDADVVSSTFDEVPENHVKVAELVLERAMRLVEHKRDVVILMDSITRLARAYNLVIPPSGRTLSGGIDPAAFHRPKRFFGAARNIEEGGSLTILATALVDTGSRMDEVIYEEFKGTGNMELHLDRSLAERRIFPALDIRRSGTRKEELLMDPEQLDKLWTIRKTFSDSPDFTERFMKKLSHSKTNEEFFGQLPRDSKSSRTPRKTN